The sequence ACAAAATTAGAAGTAGAAACTAAGGAAGAACTATTTGAAAAATTATATAAGAAACTATATGATTCAGGCTTTGTTAAAGAAAGTTACCTTGAGGGAATTAAAAAACGTGAGGAGAAATTTCCTACAGGATTACAGCTAAATAAATATGGTGCTGCAATTCCTCATACGGATCCCAAACATGTAATAGCACCGGCAATAGTCGTTGCAACACTGGCAAAGCCACTATCATTTAAAAATATGGAAAATTCGTCAAAAAACGTAGATGTAAATGTGGTCTTTATGATGGCATTAAAAGATCCTCACAGCCAAATCGATATGCTTAAACAATTGGCTTCATTGTTACAAAATGATTCGATACTTGAAAAAATATTAAATGCCGAAACAAGTGATGAAATAATGGAAATAATAAAAAATGTACCTTTAAGTTAATTTTAATTTAACATAGAAAAATAATTGAATGGTAATTTTACCATTATAAGGAGGTGAAAATATGAAAGGAAAAAATGAACGTAAACGTGTTCATGCATTAGTTGTCTGTGCAGACGGTGTTGCGACTTCTTCGATAGTACTTGTTTCATTGAGAGAAGCGCTGGAAGATATGGATGTGGAAGCAGAATTCACTCAAGGCCGTGTGTTAGACGTTGCCAGAACAGTTAAAGGCGGAGATTTTGATTTTGTTGTTTCTACTGCAGGAGTAGCTTTAGACGATATAGATGTACCTGTTATAAGTGGCATTCCATTTTTGACTGGCATAGGTAAAGAACAAGTTTTTGAGCAGATTAAGGATATTATTGACAAGAAATAAAGAAAAGGGAGGTTGTAAATATGTTTCAGACAATTATGAAAACCTTTGGTGCTGCCGTTATGCTCCCCATAATAATACTAATCTTCGAACTGATTCTTAGGGTAAAGCCTACAAAGGCATTAAGATCAGCTCTTTATATAGGGGTAGGACTTAATGGCCTTGTATCAATTTTAAATCCATATTTTATGGGATTAATCGGTGGAGCAATTTCTGACATGGTTACTTCAACGGGAATTAATTTACCTTATGTAGATACCGGTTGGGCTCTTTTGGCAGCAGTAGGTTATTCTACAACAATTGGTGCATTAGTTATCCCAATAGGGATATTGGTAAACGTAATAATGCTTTTACTTCATATGACAGATACATTGGATTTGGACTTATGGAATTTTTGGCATTGGGCTTTTATAGGAAGCTTGGTTTATTATTCTACAGGAAGTTTATTATACGGAGTTTTAATTACAATAGCCGTAGAAATGTTCCTTCTTGTAATAGCAGATATAACAGCGCCTACTATGCAGAAGTTTTTTAACTTACCTGGTCTTGCTTTTCCTCATGCAAGCGGTCAAGGATTAGTTTTATTAGCTGTTCCTTTAAAATGGTTATTTGATAAAATTGGATTGACTAAAATCCAAATTGACTCAAAGACAGTAAGGAAAAGGTTTGGAATTTTAGGAGATTCAGTTGTTATAGGATTTCTGATTTCATTTGCTATCGGTATTATTGCATGGCATGGGAAATTAGGAGAAATGAGTACATGGGCAAGTATATTGTCATTAGGTATAGGAACAGGTGCATTCATCTACTTGTATCCTAAAGCAACAGCAGCTCTTTTGGAAGGGTTTGCTACATTAAGCGATAAAGTAAGAGGAATGCTTTCTTCTAAGGGTGTTAAGAGGCAAATTAATTTCGGAATGGATTCAGCTCTTACTATAGGCCATCCGGATGTTCTTACAACAGGACTTTTAACTATGATAACTACTGTTCCACTTATATTCTTCCTGCCGGGAAATAAATTTATCATGCTGGCAGATTTAGGAGTAACTCCTTTCTTCTTGGGTTCAGTCGCAGTAGCTATTATGGGAGGAAATATTATTGCTTCTTATATAACTGATGTTATCGGGGTAG is a genomic window of Acidilutibacter cellobiosedens containing:
- a CDS encoding PTS sugar transporter subunit IIB, yielding MKGKNERKRVHALVVCADGVATSSIVLVSLREALEDMDVEAEFTQGRVLDVARTVKGGDFDFVVSTAGVALDDIDVPVISGIPFLTGIGKEQVFEQIKDIIDKK
- a CDS encoding PTS transporter subunit IIC, with amino-acid sequence MFQTIMKTFGAAVMLPIIILIFELILRVKPTKALRSALYIGVGLNGLVSILNPYFMGLIGGAISDMVTSTGINLPYVDTGWALLAAVGYSTTIGALVIPIGILVNVIMLLLHMTDTLDLDLWNFWHWAFIGSLVYYSTGSLLYGVLITIAVEMFLLVIADITAPTMQKFFNLPGLAFPHASGQGLVLLAVPLKWLFDKIGLTKIQIDSKTVRKRFGILGDSVVIGFLISFAIGIIAWHGKLGEMSTWASILSLGIGTGAFIYLYPKATAALLEGFATLSDKVRGMLSSKGVKRQINFGMDSALTIGHPDVLTTGLLTMITTVPLIFFLPGNKFIMLADLGVTPFFLGSVAVAIMGGNIIASYITDVIGVAITLYASSKIAPVFAATVKKIGIALPDTGSAVVGADMRPIHALFYFLGEKPIGIIIAFAGVFAILFLFKKNPKAWHKAFGYVEDDSNK
- a CDS encoding PTS sugar transporter subunit IIA; this encodes MKMLDLLNKELIVTKLEVETKEELFEKLYKKLYDSGFVKESYLEGIKKREEKFPTGLQLNKYGAAIPHTDPKHVIAPAIVVATLAKPLSFKNMENSSKNVDVNVVFMMALKDPHSQIDMLKQLASLLQNDSILEKILNAETSDEIMEIIKNVPLS